The DNA region CGGGAATATACTCTTTGGCCTCGGCAAACGCCCGGGCTGATTTTTCCAAACTGAAAGCCACGGCCCTTTCCCTCCTTACTCGCCTTTTAGCCAGCGCACGGCGTCCAAGGCGTGGTAAGTAATAATGATATCCGCGCCGGCCCGCTTCATGCCCAGCAGCAGTTCCAGGACGACGCGCCGTTCGTCAATCCAGCCCTTGGCAGCCGCGGCCTTGACCATGGCGTATTCGCCGCTCACATTATAGCAGGCCACCGGCAGGTCGAAACTATCCGTGACCTGGCGAATGATATCGAGATAAGCCAAAGCCGGTTTAACCATGACAATATCGGCGCCCTCATCAACGTCCAGCGCTACTTCCCGGAGCGCTTCCCGGGCGTTGGCCGGATCCATCTGATAGGTACGGCGGTCGCCGAACTGGGGCGCCGAATTGGCGGCGTCGCGGAAGGGACCGTAGAACGCCGACGCGTATTTCGCCGCATAAGACATGACCGACACCTCACTGAAGCCGGCGCCGTCAAGCGCATCGCGAATCGCCCGCACCCGGCCGTCCATCATATCCGAGGGCGCCACCATGTCGGCGCCGGCCTCGGCGTGGCTGAGAGCCACCCGGGCCAGAAGCTCCAACGTAGAATCATTGTCGATGCGCCCGTCCCGCACCAGGCCGCAGTGGCCATGGTCGGTATACTGGCAGAGACAGACGTCGCTGATCACCACCAGGTCGGGCAGCGCCTGTTTGATGCGGCGGATGGCCTGCTGGACAGGGCTCGTGGCATCCCAGGCGCTGGACCCTTGCCCATCTTTGTATTCCGGCAGCCCAAAAACCAGTACGGCCGGAATGCCCAGGGTATAAGCTTCGCGTGCCGCCGCCACGACCATATCGGGCGAAAGATGATAATTGCCCGGCAGGGACGGTATTTCGCGTTTCACATTGTCGCCAGGCACCACAAACAGCGGGTACACAAAGTCGCCGGCGTTTAGTTCGGTCTCGCGCACCAGGCGGCGGATGCCTTCAGATACGCGCAGACGGCGCGGCCGGATGAACGGGTTAGTCATGGTACTCCCCCCTGTAATACTGGAGAATGCTTTCGATCAGCCCGGAAATCGTATACTCTTTGGCAATGATGGCGGGCGTCAGGCCTTGCTCGACGCAGGTAGCGGCAGTAATGGGGCCGATGCAGGCAATTTTGGCCTTGCCGGCCAGCGCCGCTCCCTCCCGGCCCAAGAGGCTGAGCAGATTAGTGACCGTAGACGAACTGGTAAACGTAATAAGGTCGATTTCCCCGGCTGCCAGCTGCTCCGCCAGGGCCGCGCCGTCCGTATCACCGGTGACGGTACGGTAGGCGGGCACGACCTCGACCTGGGCCCCCATCTCGGTCAGTTTTTCCGGCAGTACGTCGCGGGCGACCAGGGCCCGTGGGATAAGGACGCGCATGCCGGGGGCAATTTCGCCGGCCAGAGCGCTGACCACTCCCTCGGCCACAAACTGGACCGGCACGATATCGGCCCGGATGCCGTGAGCCTGCAAGCGGTCGGCCGTTACAGCGCCGATGGCGGCTATTTTCACCCCGGCCAGGACGCGGCTGTCCAGACCGGCGGCATCCAGGCGGGCAAAGAAGGCGTCCACCCCATTGACACTCGTAAAAATCAGCCAGTGATATGTAGCCAGCTCGGCAATGGCCCTGTCCAGCGGCTCATAACTCTCCGGCGGCACGATCTTAATGGCGGGCGCCTCAACCACCCGGGCGCCAAGTTCTTCCAGCCGGGACGTCAGCTGGCTGGCCTGTTCCCGGGCTCGGGTGACGAGCACTTTCTTCCCGAAGAGCGGTTTATTGTCAAACCAGGCGAGTTTGTCCCGCAGCGTGGCCACATGCCCCACCAGGAAAATAGCCGGTGGCGTTAGCCCAGCGGCAGCCACGTCGGCGGCCGCCTGGCCCAGCGTGGTGGTTAGCACACGCTGCTCCGGCTTGGTACCCCAGCGGATGACGGCGGCCGGGGTATCGGCCGGCCGGCCGTTTTCGATCAATTTCGCCGTGATCTGGGGCAGGTTTTCTACCCCCATAAGAAAGACAAGCGTATCAGCGCCGGTGGCCAATTTATCCCAGCGAATGGTAGACTCCGGTTTGGTCGGGTCTTCGTGGCCGGTAACAACGGCAAAAGAGGTGGCGATCCCGCGGTGGGTCACCGGGATGCCGGCATAAGCCGGCACGGCGATGGCCGAGGTAATGCCAGGCACTACTTCAAAGGGCACACCGCTTGCTACCAGCGCCAGCGCTTCTTCGCCGCCGCGGCCGAACACAAAGGGGTCGCCGCCCTTAAGGCGTACTACGGTTTTCCCTTCCTTCGCTTTGTCAACCAACAGCCGGTTAATGTCTTCCTGGCGCATGGTGTGATCGCTTGACGCCTTGCCCACATAAATCAGTTCCGCGTCCGTCCGGGCAGCGCTCAGCAGCCGGTCGTCAGCCAGCCGGTCATAGACAATGGTGTCGGCCTTCCCAATACACTCCAGGGCCTTCACGGTAATCAGTTTATAATCGCCCGGACCGGCGCCTACTAAATATACAAAACCTTGCATTAGCGGTTATTGCCTCCCCCTGCTGTTGGTCGCGCAAATAAGCCGGCCAGAATCTGCCGTCCGCCGGTTACATACATGTGTTGGGCCAGTTTGCGCCCCAAATCCTCCGCTGCCGCCGGCGCGCCGCAGATGCGGTCCTTCAGCGCCGCCGCGCCGTCAACCGACAAGATGACGGCGTCCAGAACCAGCTCACCGTTTTCCACCCGGCCATAAACGCCGATGGGAACCTGACAGCCCCCTTCCAGTTCATTAAGGAAGGCCCGCTCGGCCGTTACGGCGGCCGCGGTATCTTCGTCGTGCAGAAAGGCGACAAGGGCCAGCACTTCCGCATCATCGCTGCGGGCTTCAACGGCGAGGGCGCCCTGGCCCACGGCCGGCAGGCAGATGTCAGGCGGTAGCTGCTGGGTAATACGGTCGTCCCAGCCCAACCGTTTAA from Sporolituus thermophilus DSM 23256 includes:
- the cobA gene encoding uroporphyrinogen-III C-methyltransferase — its product is MQGFVYLVGAGPGDYKLITVKALECIGKADTIVYDRLADDRLLSAARTDAELIYVGKASSDHTMRQEDINRLLVDKAKEGKTVVRLKGGDPFVFGRGGEEALALVASGVPFEVVPGITSAIAVPAYAGIPVTHRGIATSFAVVTGHEDPTKPESTIRWDKLATGADTLVFLMGVENLPQITAKLIENGRPADTPAAVIRWGTKPEQRVLTTTLGQAAADVAAAGLTPPAIFLVGHVATLRDKLAWFDNKPLFGKKVLVTRAREQASQLTSRLEELGARVVEAPAIKIVPPESYEPLDRAIAELATYHWLIFTSVNGVDAFFARLDAAGLDSRVLAGVKIAAIGAVTADRLQAHGIRADIVPVQFVAEGVVSALAGEIAPGMRVLIPRALVARDVLPEKLTEMGAQVEVVPAYRTVTGDTDGAALAEQLAAGEIDLITFTSSSTVTNLLSLLGREGAALAGKAKIACIGPITAATCVEQGLTPAIIAKEYTISGLIESILQYYRGEYHD
- the hemB gene encoding porphobilinogen synthase; its protein translation is MTNPFIRPRRLRVSEGIRRLVRETELNAGDFVYPLFVVPGDNVKREIPSLPGNYHLSPDMVVAAAREAYTLGIPAVLVFGLPEYKDGQGSSAWDATSPVQQAIRRIKQALPDLVVISDVCLCQYTDHGHCGLVRDGRIDNDSTLELLARVALSHAEAGADMVAPSDMMDGRVRAIRDALDGAGFSEVSVMSYAAKYASAFYGPFRDAANSAPQFGDRRTYQMDPANAREALREVALDVDEGADIVMVKPALAYLDIIRQVTDSFDLPVACYNVSGEYAMVKAAAAKGWIDERRVVLELLLGMKRAGADIIITYHALDAVRWLKGE